The following proteins are co-located in the Penaeus monodon isolate SGIC_2016 chromosome 35, NSTDA_Pmon_1, whole genome shotgun sequence genome:
- the LOC119595283 gene encoding EH domain-containing protein 3-like, whose product MVANLTHCKQPVTVQVVQDYQKVVLQSLNFEQMPHSLDKARGLCCNERHHIRMPFVSSPLALPHPSSKDERKKCHLQACETVLEGLKTVYKNKVLPLEKHYCFQDFHSPPLDDTDFDAKPMILLVGQYSTGKTTFIRYILEKDFPGIRIGPEPTTDSVVVVMHSQREGVIPGNALVVDPKKPFRPLGKYGNTFLNRFQCSQLNSNVLKGITVVDTPGILSGEKQRIDRGYDFHAVLEWFAERVDRIILLFDAHKLDISDEFRCFLERLRGQHDKIRIVLNKADMIDHQQLMRVYGALMWSLGKILNTPEVERVYVGSFWNQPLRYDINRS is encoded by the exons ATGGTTGCAAATTTAACTCACTGTAAGCAACCAGTCACTGTGCAAGTGGTGCAAGATTACCAGAAAGTTGTGTTGCAAAG TTTGAACTTTGAACAAATGCCACACTCGTTAGACAAGGCGCGCGGCCTATGTTGTAACGAGAGGCACCATATCCGAATGCCGTTCGTATCATCACCATTGGCACTTCCACATCCGTCATC TAAAGACGAGAGGAAAAAATGCCACCTGCAAGCGTGCGAGACCGTGCTGGAGGGGCTGAAGACGGTCTACAAGAACAAGGTGCTGCCCCTGGAGAAGCACTACTGCTTCCAGGACTTCCACTCGCCGCCCCTGGACGACACCGACTTCGACGCCAAGCCCATGATCCTGCTGGTGGGGCAGTACTCCACGGGCAAGACCACCTTCATCCGCTACATCCTGGAGAAGGACTTCCCGGGCATCCGCATCGGGCCCGAGCCCACGACGGACagcgtggtggtggtgatgcacTCGCAGCGTGAGGGCGTGATCCCCGGCAACGCCCTGGTGGTGGACCCCAAGAAGCCGTTCCGCCCGCTCGGCAAGTACGGCAACACGTTCCTCAACAGGTTCCAGTGCTCGCAGCTCAACTCCAACGTGCTCAAGGGCATCACGGTGGTGGACACGCCGGGCATCCTGTCGGGGGAAAAGCAGAGGATCGACAGGGGCTACGACTTCCACGCCGTGCTCGAGTGGTTCGCCGAGCGCGTCGACCGCATCATCCTGCTGTTCGACGCCCACAAGCTCGACATCTCCGACGAGTTCCGCTGCTTCCTGGAGCGCCTGCGGGGCCAGCACGACAAGATCCGCATCGTCCTCAACAAGGCGGACATGATCGACCACCAGCAGCTGATGAGGGTGTACGGCGCCCTCATGTGGTCCCTGGGCAAGATCCTCAACACGCCGGAGGTCGAGCGCGTCTACGTCGGCTCCTTCTGGAACCAGCCCCTCAGATACGACATCAACCGATCGTAA